Proteins encoded together in one Camelina sativa cultivar DH55 chromosome 9, Cs, whole genome shotgun sequence window:
- the LOC104713351 gene encoding sm-like protein LSM3B, translating into MSGEEDATVREPLDLIRLSLDERIYVKLRSDRELRGKLHAFDQHLNMILGDVEETITTVEIDDETYEEIVRTTKRTIDYLFVRGDGVILVAPPLRTALG; encoded by the exons ATGTCTGGCGAGGAAGACGCCACCGTGAGGGAGCCACTAGATCTGATTCGGCTGAGTCTTGACGAGAGAATCTATGTCAAGCTCCGGTCAGACCGCGAACTTCGCGGCAAGCTCCAC GCGTTTGATCAGCATTTGAATATGATTCTGGGTGATGTTGAAGAAACTATCACAACAGTTGAAATCGACGACGAAACATACGAAGAGATTGTCCGG ACAACAAAGCGGACGATTGATTATCTGTTTGTGAGAGGCGATGGAGTAATATTGGTGGCTCCACCACTGAGGACAGCCTTGGGTtaa
- the LOC104713352 gene encoding trihelix transcription factor GT-2-like translates to MMQLGGGTPSTTTTTTAAASTATPPPPPPQPQPQPQPQSNDSAATEAAAAAAVGAFEVSEEMNDRGFGGNRWPRQETLALLKIRSDMGIAFRDASVKGPLWEEVSRKMGELGYIRNAKKCKEKFENVYKYHKRTKEGRTGKSDGKTYRFFDQLEALETHHHHHHQHQPPLRPHHHQTNNVNSIFSTPPPITTVMPPSAPSSSVPPYTQQLNVPSSFPTDFLSDNSTSSSSSSYSTSSDMDTGGGGTTTTTTNRKRKRKWKEFFERLMKQVVDKQEELQRKFLEAVEKREHERLVREESWRVQEIARINRDQEILAQERSMSAAKDAAVMAFLQKLSEKQQPNQPSATTVQPQPQPQQVRPQMQQTPQPSPPAPPPLLQPIQAVLPSSSETRKTDNGDQSMMMTPASASASGSASSSRWPKVEIEALIKLRTNLDSKYQENGPKGPLWEEISAGMRRLGFNRNSKRCKEKWENINKYFKKVKESNKKRPEDSKTCPYFHQLDALYRERNKLHHNNSIASSSSASGLVKPENSVPLMVQPEQQWPPAPVTTTETTTAVAVVQQQHPQPPSDQNYDDEEGTDEEYDDDEDEEDEENEEEEEGGEFELVPSNNNKTTNDL, encoded by the exons aTGATGCAACTGGGTGGTGGTACTCCGTCGACGACCACCACTACTACAGCAGCCGCTTCAACCGCtactccaccaccaccgccgccacaGCCACAGCCCCAGCCACAACCACAATCGAACGACTCAGCCGCTACCGAAGCAGCTGCGGCAGCAGCGGTTGGTGCGTTTGAGGTATCGGAAGAGATGAACGACAGAGGATTCGGAGGAAATCGTTGGCCGCGGCAGGAAACGCTAGCGTTGCTGAAAATACGATCTGATATGGGAATAGCGTTTCGAGACGCTAGCGTTAAAGGTCCCTTATGGGAAGAGGTTTCTAG GAAAATGGGGGAGCTTGGTTACATAAGAAACGCAAAGAAATGCAAAGAGAAGTTCGAAAACGTTTACAAATACCACAAACGAACCAAAGAAGGCCGTACCGGTAAATCCGATGGCAAGACTTATCGTTTCTTTGATCAATTGGAAGCTCTCgagactcatcatcatcatcatcatcaacatcagcCGCCTCTACGACCACACCACCACCAAACCAACAACGTCAACTCCATATTTTCAACTCCTCCTCCTATAACCACAGTTATGCCACCGTCCGCACCATCTTCCTCGGTTCCTCCGTATACTCAGCAATTGAATGTACCTTCTTCGTTTCCAACCGACTTCCTCTCTGACAAttcgacatcttcttcttcgtcttcctacTCGACTTCTTCTGATATGGATACCGGCGGCGGAGGGACGACGACAACGACGACGAATaggaagaggaaaaggaaaTGGAAGGAGTTTTTCGAGAGGTTGATGAAACAAGTCGTTGATAAACAAGAGGAGCTTCAACGCAAGTTCTTGGAAGCTGTTGAGAAGCGAGAGCACGAGAGACTTGTCAGAGAAGAATCTTGGAGGGTTCAAGAGATTGCTAGAATCAACCGTGACCAAGAGATCTTAGCTCAAGAACGCTCTATGTCCGCTGCTAAAGACGCTGCTGTTATGGCTTTTCTTCAAAAACTATCAGAGAAGCAGCAACCAAACCAGCCTTCTGCTACTACGGTACAGCCACAGCCACAGCCGCAACAAGTTCGACCACAAATGCAGCAAACGCCTCAACCGTCTCCACCTGCTCCTCCTCCGCTTCTGCAGCCAATTCAAGCTGTTTTACCGTCTTCATCAGAGACTAGGAAAACGGACAATGGAGATCAGAGTATGATGATGACTCCGGCTTCAGCGTCAGCGTCAGGGTCAGCGAGTTCGTCGAGGTGGCCGAAGGTGGAGATAGAAGCATTGATAAAGCTGAGGACGAATCTTGATTCCAAGTATCAAGAGAACGGGCCAAAAGGACCACTGTGGGAAGAGATATCAGCGGGGATGAGAAGGTTAGGATTCAACAGGAActcaaagagatgcaaagagaagtgggaaaacattaACAAATACTTCAAGAAAGTCAAAGAGAGCAACAAGAAACGTCCCGAAGATTCCAAGACTTGTCCTTACTTCCACCAGCTCGATGCTTTATACAGAGAACGTAACAAGTTGCATCACAACAACAGtattgcatcttcttcttcagcttccgGTCTTGTTAAACCGGAAAACTCTGTTCCTTTGATGGTACAACCGGAGCAGCAATGGCCTCCTGCGCCTGTAACTACGACCGAGACTACAACGGCAGTGGCTGTGGTTCAGCAGCAGCATCCTCAGCCGCCGTCGGATCAGAACTATGACGATGAAGAAGGTACAGATGAAGAATACGacgatgatgaggatgaagaggacgaggagaatgaagaagaagaggaaggaggtGAGTTTGAGCTGGTGCCTAGCAATAACAACAAGACGACGAATGATCTTTAA
- the LOC104713354 gene encoding trihelix transcription factor GT-2-like, which translates to MSGNSSGPLESSGGGVGGSGEEEKDMKMEETGGGGNRWPRPETLALLRIRSEMDKAFRDSTLKAPLWEEISRKMMELGYKRSAKKCKEKFENVYKYHKRTKDGRTGKSEGKSYRFFEELEAFETLNSYQHEPDQSHPAKSSAAVATAAITTSLIPWISSNNPSTEKSSLPLKHQHQVSVQPITTNPTFLAKQPSATMPFPFYSNNNTTTVSQPPPISNDLMNNVSSLHLFSSSTSSSTASDEEEDHHQGKRSRKRRKYWKGLFTKLTKELMEKQEKMQKRFLETLENREKERISREEAWRVQEIARINREHETLIHERSNAAAKDAAIISFLHKISGGQQQQPQQQNHHKPAQRKQYQSDHSITFESKEPRPILLDTTMKMGNYDTNHSISPSSSRWPKTEVEALIRIRKNLEANYQENGTKGPLWEEISAGMRRLGYNRSAKRCKEKWENINKYFKKVKESNKKRPLDSKTCPYFHQLEALYNERNKSGAMPLPLPLMVTPQRQLLLSQETQTEFETDQRDKVGDKEDNEEGESEEDEYDDEEEGEGDNETSEFETVLKKTSSPMDINNNLFT; encoded by the exons ATGTCTGGAAACTCTTCAGGACCGTTAGAGAGTTCGGGTGGCGGCGTGGGCGGTTCCGGTGAAGAGGAAAAGGATATGAAGATGGAAGAAACCGGCGGTGGAGGAAACCGGTGGCCAAGACCGGAGACTTTAGCTCTGTTGAGAATACGTTCGGAGATGGATAAAGCTTTTCGTGACTCTACTCTTAAAGCTCCCTTATGGGAAGAAATCTCcag GAAAATGATGGAGCTTGGTTACAAGAGAAGTGCAAAGAAATGCAAGGAGAAGTTTGAGAACGTTTACAAGTACCATAAACGTACCAAAGATGGTCGTACCGGGAAATCCGAAGGCAAATCGTACCGGTTTTTCGAAGAATTAGAAGCTTTCGAGACTCTCAATTCCTATCAACATGAACCTGATCAGTCGCATCCCGCGAAATCTTCTGCAGCTGTTGCGACCGCAGCCATAACCACTTCTTTGATACCATGGATTAGCTCTAACAATCCATCAACCGAGAAAAGTTCTTTACCGTTGAAACATCAACATCAAGTTAGTGTACAACCCATCACCACAAACCCTACCTTCCTCGCCAAGCAACCATCTGCTACGATGCCTTTCCCTTTCTATAGCAACAACAATACTACTACTGTTAGTCAGCCGCCGCCAATTTCGAATGACTTGATGAACAATGTTTCATCGCTACATCTTTTCTCGAGCTCAACTTCTTCATCTACTGCAtctgacgaggaagaagatcatCATCAGGGAAAGCGATCGAGAAAGAGGAGGAAGTACTGGAAAGGTTTGTTTACAAAGCTGACAAAAGAGTTGATGGAGAAACAAGAGAAGATGCAAAAAAGGTTCTTGGAAACATTGGAGAATcgcgagaaagagagaatctcAAGAGAAGAAGCTTGGAGGGTCCAAGAGATAGCGAGGATCAACAGAGAACACGAAACATTAATCCATGAGAGGTCCAACGCTGCAGCTAAAGACGCTGCAATCATATCCTTCTTACACAAAATCTCCGGAGGACAACAGCAACAACCGCAACAACAGAATCATCATAAGCCAGCACAAAGGAAACAATATCAAAGCGATCATTCAATAACGTTTGAGAGTAAAGAACCAAGGCCGATTCTGTTGGATACAACAATGAAGATGGGGAATTACGATACCAACCATTCGATATCTCCTAGTTCTTCAAGATGGCCTAAAACCGAGGTCGAGGCCTTGATAAGGATAAGGAAGAATCTTGAAGCTAACTATCAAGAGAATGGTACCAAGGGGCCACTATGGGAAGAGATATCTGCAGGGATGAGAAGATTGGGGTACAATAGAAGCGCAAAGCGATGCAAagagaagtgggaaaacataaacaaatacttCAAGAAAGTCAAAGAGAGCAACAAGAAACGACCACTTGATTCCAAGACTTGCCCTTATTTTCACCAGCTCGAGGCTTTATACAACGAGAGGAACAAAAGTGGGGCAATGCCATTGCCATTGCCTCTAATGGTAACTCCACAGAGACAGTTGCTTCTCTCACAAGAAACCCAGACTGAGTTTGAGACTGATCAGAGGGACAAAGTTGGTGATAAAGAAGATAACgaagaaggagagagtgaagaagatgagtacgatgatgaagaagagggcGAAGGAGACAATGAGACAAGTGAGTTCGAGACTGTCTTGAAAAAAACATCTTCACCTATGGATATCAACAATAATCTTTTCACCTAA
- the LOC109124571 gene encoding BTB/POZ domain-containing protein At1g30440-like, with protein sequence MACMKLGSKSDAFQRQGQAWFCTTVLPSDIVVEVGEMSFHLHKFPLLSRSGVMERRIAEASKEGDDKCLIEISDLPGGDKTFELVAKFCYGVKLELTASNMSVKLCKH encoded by the exons ATGGCTTGCATGAAGCTGGGATCCAAATCTGATGCTTTCCAGAGACAAGGCCAGGCTTG GTTTTGCACAACTGTACTTCCAAGTGACATTGTCGTTGAAGTTGGGGAGATGTCTTTCCATCTCCACAAG TTTCCCTTGCTCTCTAGAAGTGGAGTCATGGAAAGAAGGATTGCAGAGGCGTCAAAAGAAGGGGATGATAAATGTCTCATTGAAATTTCTGATCTTCCTGGCGGAGACAAAACGTTTGAACTAGTTGCCAAGTTCTGCTACGGTGTGAAGCTCGAACTCACTGCCTCTAATATGAGTGTGAAGCTTTGCAAACACTAG